The Bradyrhizobium barranii subsp. barranii genome segment CGGATATCTCAAGTCTGACCGATGGAGTAAGCGGCTAGAGGGGCGCAGATGGTTAATTTGCTTCGAGATGCAGAGATCGAAGGTTTGTTGCAAGCGACGCCATCGTTGATCGAGAATTTTGACGCTAGCCGGCTAGCGGCAGGAAAATCTCCGGTGAAAGGTGCGACGCTCGATCTTGCGGTTGGCGACATCTTCGTGCCGGGAGCAAAAGTCAACAGACTTGGGGGATTGGAACGTCCCCGATCTCATTTGTCACTGAAGTGCGGACAAACTGCAATCTTACGAAGTTCCGAAAAGATTCATATGCCCAAGGATGTTGCGGGAATTGGGTTTCCGCCCTCTACAAGCGCATCGCTCGCTGGCCTTTTAAGTACCAATCCCGGGCACATTGATCCCGACTACGTCGGCTATCTGCATCTTACCGTCGTCAACATGGGGAAGGAGAATTTCCCCATTGCTCGTGGTGATAGAATGATGCGGGTGATGTTCTTCCAACTCGACGGTGACGCGCAGCGGAAGCTCGGTGAACTGCCGCCGCCTCTTACTGAGGAACTCTTGGGACGACTTTCACACGACTTTCTTGACATTGACGATCGAGCAAAGAAGGCTGAAGAAGTCAGGCTCCGCTCGTGGCAACTTTGGGCCAGCTTCTTCGGTGCAGCATTAACCGTCGCTCTAACATTTGGATATCAATTGTTCATAGGCCAGCGTGATCTAGTACCCGGAATCAGAGCTGAGTGATACGGCGGCCTTTGAAACGGCGTTGACGGACCTTTTTCTTGGTCCAGACGAAGGGCTCGGCTCTGTCGTTGTATGCGTTGACGTAGGCATCGATGTGTTCCTGAAGCTGCTTGAGGCTCGTGAAGGAGGTGCCGCTGAGCGACTGCCCCTGCAAGATGGAAAACCATACTTCGACCTGATTGAGCCATGACGCACTTGTCGGCGTGAAATGAAATTGCACGTTGGGGTGGGCCTTGAGCCAGTCCTCGTTCTTTTTATGGGTGTTGAGGTTGTCGAGGATGACGTGAAGCTTGCGGTTCGGAAAAGCCGCGGTGACGCTGTTCATGAAATCGAGAAACTCGACGCGGCGCCGGCGTTTTGAATGGGGCGCGATGATCTTTCCGGTGGCGACTTCGAGCGCCGCAAACAATGTTGTGGTGCCATGCCGCTTGTAATCGTGGCTTTGGCCGGTCAAGGCGCGGCCATTGGGCAACTTCAGATAACCCTGCGCTCGCTCCAAAGCCTGGATCGAGGGCTTCTCGTCCACGCACAGCACAATGGCCTTCGCCGGCGGCGCGACATAGAGGCCGACAACATCGGCGGCTTTGGCCGTAAAGTTCGGTCGTTGCTCTCGCACCAGGACTTGCGAGCCACCAGGTCAATCTTGTGGCTGCGCAGGAACCGCCAGACATATTGGACATCGACATCGCCCAGCGCCTCGGCCAGCAGGGGGCCGGTCCAGCGCGCAAACCCTTGCGGTGGCGGCTTATCCAGCAGCTTCAGAATCCGCTTGTCGGTCGTCTTCGTATAGATCGGCTGCTTGCCAGGCCGCGGCTTGTCTTGCAGCCCTTCAAGGCCATGGTCGGCATAGCGATGCCGCCAAAGGCTGACAATCCGCGGCTGGACCCCAACTTCCTTGGCGATCGACCGGGTGCTGCGCCCATCCGCCGCCAACAGAACTATCCGCGCCCGCTTCAAATCGCGCTGCAACGTCACCGGTGAGCGACAGCACGCCTCAAGCACCTTGCGATCTTTCCTCGAAAGGTGGACTTCTCTTGCTTCGGGTATCATCCCGACCTTGAATCACGACTCACGCTCCAAGAAAAGTGGGTACTAGTCTCGCAAGTGTCGAAAATGGAGGGGCGACTAAACACGCTTGGAGGATCATTGAATGTTAGCTCTTTCGATGACCAGATAAAGAAGCTAGGACTCTTGGAGGAGCGTCTGAAGATGCTCGAAGCAAAGAGTTCTGCGACAAAACGATCTGGACGACGGTGATGCCAAAGTTATTTGTGTTAGCGAGGCCATCTTTCACGGATGAATTTGCGACATTTTTGGCCGAAGAGAATGAGGTTTGGCGGTTTGCTGGAGGGAGCGCAGCAGAGCGACTTGTGGAGTTTGCTGGTCGTATCTGCTACATGTCGTTTGGCCGTCGGCAATCTCCCAAGCGCAATTCGGAATATATTGGCAATCTTATTCGTCAGGGTCACGAGAGTGTCTTAGAGCACGTTTCCTGGACTTTCTTGCTTTCGGACGTTACGCGTTCTTTCACTCATCAGTTGGTGCGCCATCGCGCAGGCTTTTCCTTTAGTCAGTTATCGCAGCAATACCACGATGAGAGTGACGCGAGGTCGATCGTTCCAGAAGGATTAGATGACATCCCAGGAGCGACTGAGGTGTTTGAGCGCGCAGTCAATGCTTCGCGGGAGGCTTATAGACAGATTTTGGCAAAGCTGGCGTCCGAACCGGATCAGTCCAAGGAATCTCTGCGAGCAATCCGGAGCGCTGCTCGAAGTGTGCTGCTCAATGCGACCGAAACAAAAATAGTAATAACGGCCAACGCTCGTGCGATCAGGCACTTCTTAGATGTCCGTGGCGCGATAGATGGCGATGTGGAAATGCGGCGGGTAGCGAAACTAATTTACGATGTACTTATCGAGGATGCCCCAGCACTCGTCGCCGACTTTGTTGAAGAGAAGCTGTCCGATGGTACTCCTCGAATAGTAAAGATCCGCCAGTTGACGAGTTAGCCCGTCCTATTCGTGAGAGTGCGGCTTTTTGGCCCGATTGATGCGGCCGCACATCTTGTCTGACGAGGCGCACAGGATTGCCTTCGGCTTTTCACCGCCTGACGACCCGTACTTTGCAACGCGCTTGAGGTATAGGTTGGGCGAACGGGGGGCGGACGCCCCGCCGGTCAAGGACCGAGCGGCAGCAACGCGCCTGGCAAGCC includes the following:
- a CDS encoding dCTP deaminase domain-containing protein, with translation MVNLLRDAEIEGLLQATPSLIENFDASRLAAGKSPVKGATLDLAVGDIFVPGAKVNRLGGLERPRSHLSLKCGQTAILRSSEKIHMPKDVAGIGFPPSTSASLAGLLSTNPGHIDPDYVGYLHLTVVNMGKENFPIARGDRMMRVMFFQLDGDAQRKLGELPPPLTEELLGRLSHDFLDIDDRAKKAEEVRLRSWQLWASFFGAALTVALTFGYQLFIGQRDLVPGIRAE
- the thyX gene encoding FAD-dependent thymidylate synthase: MPKLFVLARPSFTDEFATFLAEENEVWRFAGGSAAERLVEFAGRICYMSFGRRQSPKRNSEYIGNLIRQGHESVLEHVSWTFLLSDVTRSFTHQLVRHRAGFSFSQLSQQYHDESDARSIVPEGLDDIPGATEVFERAVNASREAYRQILAKLASEPDQSKESLRAIRSAARSVLLNATETKIVITANARAIRHFLDVRGAIDGDVEMRRVAKLIYDVLIEDAPALVADFVEEKLSDGTPRIVKIRQLTS